A stretch of the Microtus ochrogaster isolate Prairie Vole_2 linkage group LG2, MicOch1.0, whole genome shotgun sequence genome encodes the following:
- the LOC101998619 gene encoding keratin-associated protein 12-1-like, whose translation MCHTSCSSGCQPSCCMSSPCQPSCCVSSPCQSSCVPLSCRPAICIPVRCQSSVCVPVSCRPVCVTSSCQSSGCCQPSCPTLVCRPVTCSTPTCC comes from the exons ATGTGCCACACCAGCTGCTCCTCAGGCTGCCAGCCCTCCTGCTGCATGTCCAGCCCCTGCCAGCCATCCTGCTGCGTGTCCAGCCCCTGCCAGTCATCCTGTGTGCCCTTGAGCTGCAGGCCTGCTATCTGCATTCCTGTGAGATGCCAG tcctctgtgtgtgtgcctgtgagctgCCGGCCTGTCTGCGTGACCTCCTCTTGCCAGTCATCTGGGTGCTGCCAGCCCTCCTGTCCCACCCTGGTCTGCAGACCTGTCACCTGTAGCACACCCACCTGCTGCTGA